The Spiroplasma endosymbiont of Crioceris asparagi genome contains the following window.
AAACACCACCTGAATTAGCTGGAGATATCTTCAGAAATGGTGTAACCATTTGTGGAGGTGGAGCATTAATTAGAGGAATCGATAAATACTTTGCTGACACATTGCAATTACCAGCAAAAATTGGTGAACAACCATTATTAGCCGTTATTAACGGAACTAAAAAATTTGAAAGTGAAATTTGAGAAATCTTAAAAGCTGAAAAATTACATGAAGATATAATTAATTCATAATAAAAACTAAGGAGAATAAAAAATGAAATTTGAAGATCGTACATATATTGCCTTAGATTTAGGAACAAGTAATATTCTTGCTTATGTTGCTAAACAAGGAATTGTTTATAACGAACCATCAATCATGGCATATGACAACGTATCTAATGCACTAGTTGCTTTAGGAACAGATGCTTACAACATGATTGGTAAAACTCACGAAAACATTAGAATGGTAGTGCCAATTAGAGACGGTGTTATTACTGACTTAGAAGCTGCTAAAGAAATGTTAAAAAATATTTTTAACAAATTAAAAATGGCAAACGAATGACATAAATCAGTTATCTTATTAGCTTGTCCAAGTGAAGTTACAGAATTAGAAAGAGACGCTCTAAAACAAGTTGCATTCAATATGGGTGCTGAAATGGTTTTAGTAGAAGAAGAAGTTAAAATGGCTGCATTAGGAGCTGGAATTAACATCGAATTACCAAAAGGACATGTTGTTATCGATATCGGTGGTGGAACTACAGATATTGCTATTATTGCATCTGGAGATATTATTATTTCTAAATCAATTAAAGTAGCTGGTAATTTCTTAGATGATGAAATTAAAAAAT
Protein-coding sequences here:
- a CDS encoding rod shape-determining protein; its protein translation is MKFEDRTYIALDLGTSNILAYVAKQGIVYNEPSIMAYDNVSNALVALGTDAYNMIGKTHENIRMVVPIRDGVITDLEAAKEMLKNIFNKLKMANEWHKSVILLACPSEVTELERDALKQVAFNMGAEMVLVEEEVKMAALGAGINIELPKGHVVIDIGGGTTDIAIIASGDIIISKSIKVAGNFLDDEIKKYIRSEYNITIGDKTAETVKKDLGSLAKTKAEKSMSVFGRDIISGLPKEALITTDEIRNVLINAFSKITDLIIELMENTPPELAGDIVKNGFTICGGGSLITGIQEYFSSIFSVPVIISPNPLTGVVEGAKAFEKIVAVRMENGYYGKNGENVKQANNKSKYL